In Drosophila santomea strain STO CAGO 1482 chromosome 3L, Prin_Dsan_1.1, whole genome shotgun sequence, a single window of DNA contains:
- the LOC120450111 gene encoding uncharacterized protein LOC120450111 isoform X6, with the protein MERRQALDSSMSSLYSVASSSNPNPRQPHTGHQLQTQQSQQSQQSQLDAFNYSATMSSSSPTPSQAMSTAMSTGTGTTHTTPPSSSSLRATTIGTVVVRCGPIQLVIALLQSPEKIYIKVVELEPKITALGENLDESLRMQREHDETLRNLQSLPGPMDEFVQKADKLLASKRISSELVNAMADTLNIIWQDILNLLQDRQHLLILCTQFHDKMTQCFRKMDQLELACEETLHPPDVPRVQEFLNRFKQLRIDMLTGVMAALKDGNELLAQLEELEKLETLDTRPEHIKRDATRAVHQVQQWLEALHDRRNALELAWQTRKIQMEQCLALALLGRELVDLEAALQQARMELNTMYSLGECEHTANEMLTKYREWKQQALLLRDRALKITRAKEKVQSAGHFTEEDACARAYAVLSGCTEHLDLVDQREHWLHQSREFFAKAEHTVSVLEKLELELTSVKLPPHSPESYAMYSKVDRDVRNFTEEPLRLGYGILDEVGRTQPETQGVKRVLDELENRKIYIQGICANSSEDQQKVQRALSEFLSHHNELLAWLRASGQLQLQQSVDMGSNLQQAKQFLLQHHELMQDLEIKGELINLLLESIKVHLESLSPQERYDVDSKAESLHKHWIELKDLVLKRVDYVSLLIDFFELANELSSQLDNLQRQLQQTPDEHKLQFLQATWTGIASTFGEMKSRGQRFINLKIVDPYLETKSSAQAVQETLNDFSKRQVDVTSSLENWTTNIAEKREVEYLLDKVMSDNEETVAKSTQVDTQLYPVFTSQSVDSKQLLISTREKLTNVTQDIERAQDEIQQRIQTTLGIQTKDQPSLAKIEQVINNLRMLKAKLDGIKYDYRTLVESVVQFLENIVQLRREIDDYFARQQKEPASGADRSIAEHEKFRDQCMDKFRSLITQSELLIDRVRVLEPPGAREIDTDRILKLLENLRLHFESNSSARMSTLERLEKIEQFRSDLEDIDRSLDSVSQQLHEINNQSVDSLAAAKTTSLAFEYFERTIELLEKRIEKFTESTSQQLFITNPESERYVKDELRKLNDKWQSFKDQVKQKRKSLNQATDFFEVVEKIDAEYREISYFYTSVSNKVPYLRDSVEAGNLVNDIENYVTSREAALRSKLDSASQCAHDMNKVSSLYNDVMNIFQSFIKLKMDINVVQERLKHEQRQKEQRERDARDQAEREKAIKEAEAKERLHREEQSRLESQRQQAAIEQAQRELAARELALREQAVREEESRLQAIREQASREQLAREQAAREEELRIQSLREIARREEEVRLQNIRDEETRIRREEEERIRRENESRSKREEEARIQREEITRLQTLRDQVDQQRIVTENIRKDIQVNSIFTELRYASPLFTRPLKDAVTREGDRFVFECEVTGTPEPAVEWFKDGISIQTNSDYKTTFDKGICRLVIEETFAADSARFSCRASNLVGTCDTNATLSVRENAAEVQLVPPRILRFLQSGKATEGSSFQFACVVAGVPLPTVQWFKNDKCIDDSPDYVISYNNGEATLKFEEVFLEDDAVYTCSASNPAGIEHCSASLIVEPLEPTELPSFKVPLSNAMARVGQKIKLEAIVGGIPRPEVYWLHNGKPFQPRDSKYEYGRVTLIIPQAYPNDAGSYVLSAKNLAGEAYTSCNVIVKGRLPNETSDSEMASDIEPIKPAVHLPLKDVSIFEGKPVRLDCVIVGQPEPEVIWYHNERPVKESADVQLLFQGDRCSLIIQEVYQEDAGHYKVVAINSAGEASSSCELKVTPLNQAEPATRAQAERQSLPKDSQPKFERLLSDVLADEGEQVVLEVQASGDQPLTAQWFLTNKELHLDHRITTQSDSELGIFKLILNNVSGDDKGVYTVKVTNPAGDAKCFSHLIVKSVNAPENRRSSQSSVEIIDRHQCPEFKELFSDKQGEIDEVIKFECIVKGKPTPKVHWFFNDQPVHGHNFLVSTSGERQVLTIQKLTHDAVGKISCVAENEAGKATCVAFLNIRGSGLPASSDVQTVSQEHNTESSRVTIKKQTFTTTSTSQVNSYEGNAPQTEVHHSSAHIDQSLKQLGQQRPEIVESHHYQELHKSKEMSSPSVQQKSFSFIQSSGANGQSAVAIPDSPTRLRREIAPRFTTPLSGKIVDQGADVSMEAIYDGFPSPEIKVEKNGGQLFEDAHTRISNKCNRVTIELKQVGVADAGRYAVTASNTVGQSTSTADLVVKKTIFPPVFGRRLQAQVSKKGEKLTMEVEVTGLPEPTVTWLKDDKPLKDAGISEHRLLAQGNSYRLIIEKAQTTDSGKYMVRATNAGGEAKSIADCAILEPSPERLQEVVKTIVYETGPVAPASEFKTEDYKYTSSSMTSNYSHNMQSSSSSSHHETKFSSTSAPPPVVTYPSPIPAQRKTPAAEFSDYSSEIDERFRSVSRTNESDAEIKGYRVVFPPTPTPRTNIATNGHKSPVVVITPSPMEFEPTPQDYARPKFEPIGKEIRHEIKTETSSKQSKFMQNQHQSQPVFKTKPVAAKFIAATQQQQQKQPQATARPTMYYNAVAGAPMHVAKMATETKNVMQMHESTESSQRVVNMQQTKRVIHFDSAQEQRDQQILEPIPYSPATSRTPSRQSHLPPPATPTKFVPGEFRESDYESEVDGARIQPLWSPYGDGLTKGFRRVAPPQGAGRSCSLPRTYERVLSPMEFDRGPEMPSKIHVDINTLRKEQRGGSTVTTQNRTQSLNRNTTMRKQQQHQQQQQQQQSMDQIDRAGTLPRYGYGSLQQQAENQGRRMGSTFLQKSHQFVDDVSREIRSSASNGIRPGFKRAPSEGSSQQPQAFRDESRVSQYGTKCVDPNTGLIYFKYDFGYEFGILFPGEGHKFVSSQWNSSGNSNSNVMPIKNGRHSPYPLKLPPGNELVIPVQHERTAQGYSSDNEVQRRSQTRNWSSTRPMAPRTVNSHKRYSLPSGHSLDIHLDRLHAQAPRLPPDQMIRTVPELPNTEPVNAHLNRDELAQRQPLFITPLKDIAVGVGGTARFECIVQAHPQPQVNWTHNGGLLESGSRHCIEYRNGVCRLTLPQAYPDDNGSYACTAINPLGAATTSGNLTVSSTNRGFRY; encoded by the exons ATGGAACGCCGCCAAGCCCTAGACTCATCGATGTCTTCGCTCTACTCGGTCGCCTCCTCCTCGAATCCCAATCCCCGCCAGCCGCACACCGGCCACCAACTTCAGACGCAGCAGTCCCAGCAATCTCAGCAGTCCCAGCTAGACGCCTTCAATTATTCAGCAACAATGTCATCATCGTCGCCGACTCCAAGTCAGGCCATGTCCACAGCCATGTCCACGGGCACGGGCACCACCCACACCACACCgccatcctcctcctccctgAGAGCCACCACCATTGGCACCGTTGTCGTCCGATGCGGACCCATCCAGCTGGTGATAGCGCTCCTACAA AGTCCGGAAAAGATCTACATCAAAGTGGTGGAATTGGAGCCAAAGATCACAGCGCTTGGGGAGAATCTGGACGAATCTCTGCGCATGCAAAGGGAGCATGATGAAACTCTTCGCAACCTACAG AGTCTGCCAGGACCAATGGATGAGTTCGTCCAGAAGGCGGACAAACTGTTGGCTAGCAAGCGCATCAGTTCGGAACTGGTCAATGCCATGGCCGATACGCTCAACATCATTTGGCAGGACATACTGAATCTTCTGCAGGATCGTCAGCACCTTCTGATACTGTGCACACAGTTCCACGATAAGATGACGCAGTGCTTCAGGAAGATGGACCAACTGGAACTGGCCTGCGAGGAGACACTCCATCCACCGGATGTGCCGCGTGTCCAGGAATTCCTGAACAGATTCAAGCAGCTGAGGATAGACATGCTCACCGGTGTGATGGCAGCCCTGAAAGATGGCAATGAGCTGCTGGCGCAACTGGAGGAGTTGGAAAAGCTGGAGACTCTCGATACAAGACCGGAGCACATTAAACGAGACGCAACGAGGGCAGTTCACCAAGTTCAGCAGTGGCTAGAGGCTCTGCACGACCGGAGAAACGCCCTAGAACTCGCCTGGCAGACGAGGAAAATCCAAATGGAGCAGTGTCTCGCATTGGCATTGTTGGGTAGGGAATTAGTCGACCTGGAGGCAGCTCTCCAGCAAGCCAGAATGGAGCTGAATACCATGTACAGCCTGGGCGAGTGCGAGCACACGGCCAATGAAATGCTCACCAAATACAGGGAGTGGAAACAGCAGGCCCTACTCCTCCGGGATCGTGCTCTTAAGATCACGCGAGCCAAGGAGAAGGTCCAGTCCGCTGGTCACTTCACCGAAGAAGACGCATGTGCTAGGGCTTATGCGGTCTTAAGTGGCTGCACAGAGCACTTGGATCTGGTGGATCAGCGAGAACACTGGCTGCATCAATCCCGAGAGTTTTTCGCCAAGGCTGAGCACACTGTGAGTGTTCTGGAGAAACTAGAACTGGAGCTGACCAGCGTGAAACTGCCTCCTCATTCGCCGGAGAGCTATGCCATGTACTCCAAAGTGGATCGCGATGTTCGCAACTTTACCGAGGAACCTTTGCGCTTGGGTTATGGCATTCTCGACGAAGTGGGACGCACTCAGCCGGAGACTCAAGGTGTGAAGAGAGTCCTTGACGAGTTGGAGAACAGGAAGATTTACATCCAGGGAATCTGTGCCAACAGCAGCGAGGATCAGCAGAAGGTTCAGCGAGCATTGAGCGAATTCCTGAGCCACCACAATGAGCTTTTGGCCTGGCTGAGAGCCTCCGGCCAACTCCAATTGCAGCAAAGCGTGGATATGGGCTCAAATCTCCAACAGGCCAAGCAGTTCCTTCTCCAGCACCATGAACTCATGCAGGATCTCGAG ATAAAAGGCGAACTGATCAACCTGCTGCTCGAATCCATCAAGGTCCATCTGGAATCCTTGAGTCCGCAAGAGCGCTACGATGTGGACTCCAAGGCGGAATCCCTGCACAAGCATTGGATCGAACTTAAGGACCTGGTTCTTAAGCGCGTGGACTACGTGTCCTTGCTGATAGACTTCTTTGAGCTGGCCAACGAGCTCTCCAGCCAGCTGGACAACTTGCAGCGCCAACTGCAGCAAACTCCAGACGAGCACAAGCTGCAATTCCTCCAGGCCACTTGGACGGGCATCGCATCCACCTTCGGAGAGATGAAGTCCCGCGGACAGCGATTCATCAACCTAAAA ATTGTGGATCCATATCTCGAGACCAAATCCTCGGCACAGGCGGTGCAAGAGACGCTGAACGACTTCAGTAAGCGGCAGGTCGACGTGACGAGCAGTTTGGAGAATTGGACAACGAACATTGCGGAGAAGCGAGAAGTCGAATATCTACTCGATAAAGTCATGAGCGACAACGAGGAG ACCGTGGCCAAGAGCACCCAGGTGGACACGCAGTTGTACCCCGTATTCACTTCCCAGAGCGTGGACTCCAAGCAGCTGTTGATCAGCACCCGCGAGAAGCTGACTAACGTGACCCAGGACATCGAACGGGCCCAGGATGAGATACAGCAGCGCATCCAGACGACGCTGGGCATTCAGACCAAGGATCAGCCATCGCTGGCCAAGATCGAGCAGGTGATCAACAACCTGCGCATGCTGAAGGCCAAGTTGGACGGCATCAAGTACGATTATCGCACTTTGGTGGAGAGTGTGGTTCAGTTTCTGGAGAACATAGTGCAGCTGCGTCGCGAAATCGACGACTACTTCGCCAGGCAGCAGAAAGAACCCGCATCCGGCGCTGATCGCAGCATTGCGGAGCACGAGAAATTCCGCGATCAGTGCATGGATAAATTTAGATCGCTAATCACACAATCCGAGCTGCTGATCGATCGAGTGCGCGTACTGGAACCGCCGGGTGCCCGGGAAATCGACACCGACCGCATACTGAAGCTGCTCGAGAACCTGCGCCTTCACTTCGAGTCCAACAGCAGTGCACGCATGTCCACCCTAGAGCGTCTGGAGAAGATCGAGCAGTTCCGCTCCGATCTCGAGGACATCGATCGAAGCCTGGACAGCGTTAGCCAGCAGCTGCACGAGATCAACAACCAGAGCGTCGACAGTCTGGCGGCGGCCAAAACCACGTCGCTGGCGTTTGAGTATTTTGAACGGACCATAGAG CTGCTCGAGAAGCGGATCGAGAAGTTTACGGAGTCCACGAGCCAACAGCTTTTTATTACCAATCCCGAGAGCGAGCGGTACGTCAAGGACGAACTGCGCAAACTCAACGACAAATGGCAGAGCTTCAAGGATCAAGTGAAGCAGAAACGAAAGAGCCTCAACCAGGCGACCGACTTCTTCGAAGTGGTCGAGAAG ATCGACGCGGAGTACCGTGAGATTAGCTACTTTTACACCAGCGTGTCCAACAAGGTTCCATATCTGCGCGATTCCGTGGAAGCGGGAAATTTGGTCAATGATATCGAAAACTATGTGACCAGCCGGGAGGCTGCTCTGCGCTCCAAGTTGGATAGTGCCTCGCAATGTGCCCACGATATGAACAAGGTGTCGTCGCTGTACAACGATGTAATGAACATCTTCCAGTCCTTCATCAAGCTTAAGATGGACATTAATGTGGTGCAAGAGAGGCTGAAGCACGAGCAGCGCCAAAAGGAGCAAAGGGAACGGGATGCTCGCGACCAAGCCGAACGGGAGAAGGCTATAAAGGAAGCGGAGGCCAAGGAAAGACTGCACAGAGAAGAGCAATCCCGCCTGGAGAGCCAGCGCCAGCAGGCGGCCATTGAGCAAGCTCAGAGGGAATTGGCAGCCAGAGAATTGGCTCTGAGGGAGCAAGCTGTCCGGGAGGAGGAGTCTAGACTGCAGGCCATTCGGGAGCAGGCCAGTCGAGAACAATTGGCCAGGGAACAGGCAGCCAGGGAGGAGGAGTTACGCATCCAATCGCTTAGGGAGATTGCCCGCAGGGAAGAGGAAGTGCGCCTCCAAAATATCAGGGATGAGGAAACCCGCATTCGccgcgaggaggaggagcgcaTTCGTAGAGAAAACGAGTCACGATCGAAGCGCGAAGAGGAAGCCCGCATCCAGCGTGAGGAGATCACCAGACTCCAGACCCTACGCGATCAGGTGGACCAGCAGCGAATTGTAACCGAAAACATCCGCAAGGACATTCAGGTTAACTCCATTTTCACGGAGCTGCGCTATGCCTCTCCGCTTTTCACCCGTCCTCTGAAAGATGCAGTTACCCGCGAGGGAGACCGATTCGTCTTCGAATGCGAGGTCACGGGAACTCCGGAACCCGCCGTGGAATGGTTCAAGGATGGCATCAGTATCCAAACTAATTCCGATTATAAGACCACCTTCGATAAGGGAATCTGCAGATTGGTAATCGAGGAAACCTTTGCCGCAGACTCAGCTCGTTTCAGTTGCCGAGCCTCGAATCTGGTGGGTACTTGCGATACTAATGCCACTTTATCCGTCCGGGAAAATGCAGCCGAAGTGCAGTTGGTTCCACCACGGATCCTTCGGTTCTTGCAGAGTGGCAAGGCCACCGAGGGAAGCTCCTTTCAGTTTGCTTGCGTGGTGGCTGGAGTTCCCTTGCCCACTGTTCAGTGGTTCAAAAATGACAAGTGCATCGACGATTCTCCGGATTACGTGATCAGCTACAACAATGGTGAGGCCACTCTGAAGTTCGAGGAGGTCTTTTTGGAGGATGATGCGGTGTACACCTGCAGTGCCTCCAATCCGGCAGGCATTGAACATTGCTCGGCTTCTCTGATTGTGGAAC CTCTGGAACCCACAGAGCTACCCAGTTTCAAGGTTCCCCTTTCAAATGCCATGGCGCGTGTGGGTCAGAAAATCAAGCTGGAGGCCATCGTGGGCGGAATTCCCAGGCCAGAAGTCTACTGGCTGCACAATGGCAAACCCTTCCAGCCGCGCGATTCCAAG TACGAATACGGCCGCGTAACGCTGATAATCCCGCAGGCTTATCCCAACGACGCCGGATCCTACGTCCTGAGCGCCAAGAACCTGGCTGGCGAAGCCTATACCAGTTGCAACGTGATAGTAAAGGGTCGACTGCCCAACGAGACCTCCGATTCCGAGATGGCCAGCGATATAGAACCGATCAAACCCGCCGTGCACTTGCCCCTGAAGGATGTCTCCATATTCGAGGGTAAGCCCGTGAGGCTGGACTGCGTGATTGTGGGTCAACCCGAGCCCGAGGTCATCTGGTACCACAATGAGCGACCTGTTAAGGAGTCCGCCGACGTTCAGTTGCTTTTCCAAGGGGACAGATGCTCCCTAATCATCCAAGAGGTGTACCAAGAGGATGCAGGGCACTACAAGGTGGTGGCCATTAATTCGGCTGGAGAAGCTTCCAGTAGTTGTGAACTCAAGGTTACTCCTCTGAATCAAGCGGAACCTGCCACTCGGGCGCAGGCGGAGAGGCAATCCTTACCGAAAGACTCGCAGCCAAAGTTCGAGAGACTTCTATCCGATGTCTTGGCAGATGAAGGCGAGCAAGTGGTCCTCGAGGTGCAGGCCAGTGGCGACCAACCCTTGACGGCCCAGTGGTTCCTGACCAACAAGGAGCTCCACCTGGATCATCGGATTACCACACAATCCGACTCCGAACTGGGAATCTTTAAACTTATCCTGAACAACGTGAGTGGCGATGACAAGGGTGTGTATACTGTAAAGGTGACCAATCCTGCGGGAGATGCCAAATGCTTTTCGCATCTCATAGTGAAGTCCGTGAATGCTCCCGAAAACCGTAGAAGTAGCCAATCGTCGGTTGAAATCATAGACCGTCACCAGTGTCCCGAATTCAAAGAACTGTTTAGTGACAAACAAGGTGAAATCGATGAGGTGATCAAGTTCGAGTGCATTGTCAAGGGCAAGCCCACACCAAAGGTCCACTGGTTTTTTAACGACCAACCCGTTCATGGTCATAATTTCCTCGTGTCTACAAGTGGAGAACGTCAAGTGCTGACCATTCAGAAGTTAACCCACGATGCCGTGGGCAAGATCAGTTGTGTGGCTGAGAATGAGGCGGGCAAGGCCACCTGTGTGGCCTTTTTGAATATCCGAGGAAGTGGTTTGCCCGCCTCCAGTGATGTTCAGACTGTGAGCCAGGAGCACAACACCGAATCCTCGAGGGTCACGATCAAAAAGCAGACCTTTACCACCACTTCCACCTCGCAGGTCAATTCCTATGAGGGAAATGCTCCTCAAACCGAGGTTCATCACTCCTCCGCTCACATCGATCAATCCCTGAAGCAACTTGGACAACAGCGGCCGGAGATTGTGGAGAGCCATCACTACCAGGAGTTGCATAAGAGCAAGGAGATGAGCAGCCCCAGTGTGCAGCAAAAGTCCTTTAGCTTTATCCAATCCAGTGGAGCCAACGGACAATCCGCAGTAGCAATACCAGACTCGCCCACTCGCCTCAGAAGAGAAATAGCTCCCAGATTCACCACTCCCCTTAGTGGAAAAATCGTGGATCAGGGCGCCGATGTCAGCATGGAGGCCATTTACGATGGCTTTCCGTCGCCCGAGATCAAGGTGGAAAAGAATGGAGGGCAGCTGTTCGAGGATGCCCACACTAGGATCTCCAACAAGTGCAATCGCGTGACCATCGAACTCAAacaagtgggcgtggccgatGCGGGACGATACGCGGTGACAGCCTCCAATACTGTGGGTCAATCCACCAGCACAGCGGACTTGGTCGTTAAAA AGACCATATTCCCGCCTGTTTTTGGCCGACGTCTGCAGGCTCAAGTTAGCAAGAAGGGCGAGAAACTGACCATGGAGGTGGAGGTCACCGGGTTGCCGGAACCGACGGTCACCTGGCTGAAGGACGATAAGCCGCTAAAGGATGCTGGAATTTCCGAGCACCGCTTGCTCGCCCAGGGCAACTCCTACAGGCTGATCATCGAAAAGG CGCAAACGACGGACTCCGGAAAATACATGGTGCGTGCCACAAATGCGGGAGGTGAGGCCAAGAGCATTGCCGACTGTGCCATCCTCGAGCCTTCGCCGGAACGCTTGCAGGAGGTGGTCAAGACGATTGTCTATGAGACGGGTCCTGTGGCTCCGGCCAGCGAATTCAAAACTGAA GACTACAAGTACACCTCCTCGAGTATGACCAGTAACTACTCCCACAACAtgcagagcagcagcagttcctCCCATCACGAGACCAAGTTCTCCTCGACGTCAGCACCGCCACCAGTGGTTACCTATCCTAGTCCTATTCCTGCCCAGAGGAAAACCCCGGCGGCGGAGTTCAGTGACTACAGCAGTGAGATTGATGAACGCTTCCGTTCCGTGTCCCGCACCAATGAATCCGATGCAGAGATCAAGGGGTACCGAGTGGTCTTTCCACCCACGCCTACTCCTCGCACAAACATAGCCACCAATGGCCACAAATCGCCAGTGGTGGTAATTACCCCTTCGCCCATGGAATTCGAACCGACTCCTCAGGACTACGCTAGGCCCAAATTTGAACCGATTGGCAAGGAGATACGCCATGAAATCAAGACGGAGACTAGCTCCAAACAATCCAAGTTTATGCAGAACCAACACCAGAGTCAGCCAGTCTTTAAGACAAAACCAGTGGCGGCCAAATTTATTGCGGCaacccaacaacaacagcagaagcagccACAGGCCACAGCCCGTCCGACCATGTACTACAATGCTGTTGCTGGAGCTCCGATGCACGTGGCCAAGATGGCCACCGAAACCAAGAACGTGATGCAGATGCACGAGTCCACTGAGAGTTCACAGCGGGTGGTGAATATGCAACAGACCAAGAGGGTAATACACTTTGATAGTGCGCAGGAGCAGAGGGATCAGCAGATCCTGGAACCCATCCCCTACAGTCCCGCCACCAGTCGTACGCCCTCGAGGCAATCCCATCTGCCAccgccagccacgcccactaaaTTTGTGCCCGGAGAATTCCGGGAGAGTGATTACGAGAGTGAGGTTGATGGAGCACGCATCCAACCACTGTGGTCTCCTTACGGCGATGGTTTGACCAAAGGTTTCAGGCGGGTGGCGCCACCTCAAGGAGCTGGTCGATCGTGCAGTCTGCCCCGGACCTATGAAAGGGTCTTGTCTCCCATGGAATTCGATCGAGGTCCTGAGATGCCCAGCAAGATCCACGTGGATATAAACACTCTGAGGAAAGAGCAACGCGGGGGCAGTACAGTGACAACACAAAATCGTACGCAATCCTTGAACAGGAACACCACCATGAggaaacagcagcaacatcagcaacagcaacagcagcagcagtccaTGGATCAGATCGACAGGGCCGGAACTCTGCCCCGTTATGGTTATGGTTCCCTCCAGCAGCAAGCAGAGAATCAGGGTCGTCGCATGGGCTCCACCTTCCTCCAGAAGTCCCATCAGTTTGTCGACGATGTTAGCAGGGAGATCAGAAGCTCCGCTTCGAACGGCATCCGTCCGGGTTTCAAAAGGGCTCCCAGCGAAGGCAGCAGCCAGCAACCTCAGGCCTTTCGGGATGAATCGCGCGTTTCTCAATACG GAACCAAATGCGTCGACCCCAATACCGGTTTGATATACTTCAAGTATGATTTTGGCTATGAATTTGGCATCCTTTTCCCTGGCGAGGGTCACAAGTTCGTCAGTAGCCAGTGGAACAGCAGtggcaatagcaatagcaatgtCATGCCAATCAAAAATGGACGTCACTCCCCATATCCTTTGAAACTTCCCCCTGGAAATGAGCTGGTGATTCCCGTTCAGCACGAGAGAACCGCTCAAGGATACAGTTCAGATAACGAAGTGCAGCGAAGGAGCCAGACCAGGAATTGGTCGTCTACCAGGCCAATGGCACCACGAACAGTCAACAGCCACAAGCGCTATAGCCTGCCCAGTGGCCACAGCCTTGACATCCATCTCGATCGCCTCCATGCCCAGGCACCTCGGCTGCCTCCGGATCAGATGATCCGCACAG TGCCGGAGCTGCCCAATACGGAACCCGTCAATGCGCATCTGAATCGCGATGAGCTGGCACAAAGGCAGCCATTATTCATAACG CCGCTGAAAGACATCGCGGTCGGAGTGGGAGGCACGGCGCGCTTCGAGTGCATTGTACAGGCCCATCCGCAGCCGCAGGTCAACTGGACGCACAACGGCGGTCTCCTGGAGTCGGGTAGCAGGCACTGCATCGAGTACCGCAACGGCGTGTGCCGGCTAACTCTGCCGCAGGCCTATCCGG ATGACAACGGCAGCTATGCCTGCACCGCCATAAATCCTCTGGGAGCGGCCACCACAAGCGGAAATTTGACCGTTTCGAGCACAAACCGCGGATTTAGATACTAA